The genome window tattttccgatTGATAAGTTCTTCTTTTTTCTGGCTCACAGACTGAAATAAGTTAATACGATAGCATCACCCGTTGTTgattttttacataataattacTTGTACTATACATACAGTATTcggttttttttcttcttttttggagGAATATATACAGTATTCCTAGCTGTCTTTGATTTTAGCCCATTTTCTGATCTCCATTTCTCACTGTTATATGTGttacttatatatatgattCTCTTCTTCTCCACTTTGTTATATATTTCTAAGAAAAAATGAGTTCTCAAGAAAGTGGGAGAGAAAAGGAAACAATAGAGTTAGATGAAGCACGGCTACAAGGGCAAGCGGAGATATGGCGATACATGTTCAGCTTTGCAGATTCTATGGCGCTTAAGTCTGCCGTGGAGCTCCGCATAGCTGACATAATACACTCTCATGGTGTCGCCATCACTCTATCACAAATAGCTTCATGCATTAATGGCAGCCTTACTTCGCCGGACATCACCACCCTTGCTCGCATAATGAGATTACTCGTCCGTAGAAAGATTTTCACTGTCCACCACCCTTCAGACGGTGGAGATCCCTTGTACGATCTGACTCACTCATCGAGATGGCTACTACATGACTCGGAGCAAACATTGGCGCCCATGGTATTGATGGAGAACCATCCATGGCTAATTGCTCCTTGGCACTGCTTTAGCCAATGCGTTAAAGAATGTGGCATTGCCTTCAAGAAAGCTCATGGGCGTGAGATATGGGATTTGGCATCAGGAAATCCTGAATTCAACAAGCTTTTTAATGATGGCTTGGCTTGTACATCCAAGGTCGTCACCAGTGCGATCCTATCGGGTTACAAACAAGGGTTAAGCTCCATTGAATCATTGGTTGATGTCGGAGGTGGGATTGGAGGTTTAATATCAGAGATCGTCAAAGCATATCCACACATCAAAGGTGTTAACTTCGATTTACCGCATGTTGTCTTGGCGGCACCAGCATACAATGGGATCTTCCATGTTGGCGGTGACATGTTCCATGCCATTCCAAATGCTAATGCGGTGATTATGAAGGTACTTACCTTATTCTAGATTTAAATtcgttttcattcattttaaaaagATCTCTGAAGTGTTTAAAATGATGGTTAGatgtttaaattataagatAATAGTTTGAGAGggattttttgtgttttaatttgcAGTGGGTATTGCATGACTGGGGTGATGAAGattgcataaaaatattaaggaaTTGCAGGAAAGCAATTCCAAGAGGAAATGGGAAAGTGATAATTGTTGAAGTTGTTGTGAAAGCAGAGGGGAGTGGAGTGTTCGATGACCTGGGATTCATATTCGACCTCCTAATGATTGCACACTCCAGCGGTGGAAAGGAGAGAACCGAGGTGGAATGGAAGAAAATCTTGGAAGAAGGAGGCTTCTCTCGCTACAAAATCATTGACATTCCTGCATTGCCTTCCATCATCGAGGCATATCCGGATGATCAGTAGCAGTAGCACCACTACATGATTCTTCTTGTTGTTTAGGATAATGCCTGCAATGGGAacttaaatttctattttatgaaTCTACTTTTGCTTCATGTTATGTTCATCGAtgaagtattattttttatatatattttagtatatgatttaataataaactaatttaattggcaaatgacttattttgaaattttgcctACTTTGAAGAGATCACATATTCTAGAGAAGGTTTTACCCATTTTTTagcttcaaatttaaatatatactaactactctttattttatatgtaactATTGTAActatatgtaataaataattttttcattaaattttatgcaatttaactaAAAGAGATTAAAAGGTATAAATTTCCAAATAGTTGAATTGACTATAATTTATTCAGATATgttatttaatgtaaatataaagtgttgtatttttccttttcctatttcaattttacacattttataatacattattaaaaaatgtaaagttAAATGCATTTTCATCTGCAtaaaactaaatcaaatttaaaataaaagatagattaaaatatgtgataagttttttttaatttttctatattttaaattttaaaatttgagtttcaaCTGTTAACATTAAGaaacttttttagttaaatttatttttatgatattttgaaataaaaatactcacatgatcatataattaaagaaaagcgtaattaacttgattaataaataaatctaaatcttaaaaataaaatgaatgaaaatataaaatcaaattttgtaaatattttaatccattttataagaatcaaaattaataatccGAGAGATTGATGATATGAACAAACCTTATTATTATATTCCTCTTATTTTGTAATGATAACAAAATAGATAAACATCCAAAACCCTTTCGTCGGCaaaatgaatgatattttgaataaaaaggaAGCAAGATAAAGTAAAATGAGAGAAATGAATCATGGTTTTATTAGATGTCACTGTTGTAGGATGGTTTTATTAGAAATATGTTtgcatttcttttactttaactTGGGACAAAGGATGACgaaatgtaaataataaaacaaaacttatcTTTACAAGGGATAATCAACGTCATGTCAAATGACACATGACGTTATTTAttacattataaattaatttgaattgtttccttttttttagtttaaaaaaatcactagCCAAGAATTTCAACACCACCACCAAAAATGACAATAATTGTCTTCACTTACCTAACGCAACTTGCTTACTATTATTTTCACACATCACATCTAAATGGCTTTGTCGGGTAATCAATGTAAGGTAAATTATATGaatctaaacattaaattttgtatttctttttgttttaattatccacgattaaattgataacaaaaataatagtatgatctttttcttaattggtataatagtaatatatttaGTTCTTAACACTTatttattctatcaatttgatcttatttctaaataatttaacaaatttaaccattcacatctaaaattctatcaa of Gossypium raimondii isolate GPD5lz chromosome 3, ASM2569854v1, whole genome shotgun sequence contains these proteins:
- the LOC105794891 gene encoding xanthohumol 4-O-methyltransferase, yielding MSSQESGREKETIELDEARLQGQAEIWRYMFSFADSMALKSAVELRIADIIHSHGVAITLSQIASCINGSLTSPDITTLARIMRLLVRRKIFTVHHPSDGGDPLYDLTHSSRWLLHDSEQTLAPMVLMENHPWLIAPWHCFSQCVKECGIAFKKAHGREIWDLASGNPEFNKLFNDGLACTSKVVTSAILSGYKQGLSSIESLVDVGGGIGGLISEIVKAYPHIKGVNFDLPHVVLAAPAYNGIFHVGGDMFHAIPNANAVIMKWVLHDWGDEDCIKILRNCRKAIPRGNGKVIIVEVVVKAEGSGVFDDLGFIFDLLMIAHSSGGKERTEVEWKKILEEGGFSRYKIIDIPALPSIIEAYPDDQ